The Brassica napus cultivar Da-Ae chromosome C7, Da-Ae, whole genome shotgun sequence genomic interval CGTGCTCCCAACGTTTGTAAGCACTATTTTCCCTGTCCAAGTTTCCCTGTGTTGGGTTTCTGATAATTTCCTCCTGACACAAACATAGCTTCTCATAGGCTTCATTTGCTTTCACCGAGAGATTTCCCATTTGTTCCTTTGCCAGTACTCTGATTTTTGGTTTGAGAGCTTTCAACTTCTTTGAGAAGCGATACAGAGAAGATGTTGACAAGAAAATAGGCTCTGTATGTTGCCAGTGATCCTCCACGAGCGGCTTAAAACCCTCCAGTTCTGCAATTGCGTTAACAAACTTGAAAGGTCTTTTAGGTCGAGTCAGGGCCGACCGTAGCTGGATTCGACACCGCAAGTGATCCGAACAACCTCCTCCTTCAAATACACTATACGACTGAGGAAATGAGCTAAGCCAGTGATCGTTTGTAAGAACACGATCAAGTTTCTTCGAGATAAGACcttcttctcttttatttgtCCACGTGAACTGAGGTCCATGTGCAGCTAGGTCCAGCAATTTGCAACGTTGAACTGCATCCTGGAACTCGTACATTCCTTGAGAGACCGTGCTTCTGACGCCATACAAAGAATGTTCTTCAGCTTCCAGAATTTCATTGAAATCCCCTGTTATTATCCAAGCCTTCTGACGGATAATCGGTGAATCTTGGTGAGCTTTGAGATCACTCCATAATTCTCTCCTCTCCAACTCTGTGTTAAGCGCATAAACGGATGTGTAGAAAAATTCTTCTGTATCTTCCTCCAAAGCAACTGAGACTGTGATCATTTGTGCTGTCTTGTATATCGGTGTAATTCGAACTTCCGGTCTCCACAGTAGCCATATTCGGCCTAGTGGATTAAATTCGTAATTTGACATCAAATTCCAGTCCTTAAATACTGTATCTGATATCCTCTGACTTCTTCCTTCTTTTACTCGTGTTTCTAATAACGCACCAAACTGAAACCCTTGATCCTGTACCCACTTCTTCACTACTGAATGTTTGATTGATTTGTTGAAACCTCTAACATTCCAGAAGAAACTCGAcatattatttcttcttttgGGAACGTTTTTTGCCTACTGCACTAGGAAGTCCTTCCTTTGTGCTTAAGGCAGCCATTTTCTTTGATGACCGGATTTGGGTTTTTGATAGCCGAGGAACAGATGGTCGAAGTGGACACTCAACTCTTTCAGACTTCCCCGCTTTCCCTATATTCTGATTGAGAAGTTCATCAGTTCCAGTTTCATCCCCTGAAACCTCTCCTGAGATCTCTTCCGATACTTCTTCTAAAGTATTTGTCAAGGCTTCTAACATTTCACCATCGTCCTTTTCGTTACCCTCTTTATCCTTCTTTTCCTCTGTTATTTCACCCTCTTCCTTTTCGTTTTcctctttttccttcttttccCCTGTTTCATCTTGTCCCTCCCGCACATCATTTTTTCCCTCCTCTTGCAGCACTGCAAAGCGAGATGGTGAGATCACATTTGTGTGTTGTACTCCCAGCTTAACTCCTAGCCGACCATGTTTGGATGGAGATACATCCTTCCAGACCCCTTCAGTATTTTCCTCCACTACACGTGTTTGCACGGGTGCACTTGTTTCTGCAGCCGGTGATTCGCTTATGACCTCTGCTTCCATATCACGATCTGTTTTGCCTTTTGTCACATTCCTTGTTGTAAACTCTTCAGTCTCTTCTTTCTCCGTATTCTCCTTGGTACTTGCCTGAGAGTTTTCCATGTTAGCACTCTGAACCGGCACAACACTTTCCTTCGCAGAGGTATTTTGCCTCGTCAATATTTTGACCTTCGATTTGCAAGCTCTATGTGTATGTCCCCATTTGGAACAGATAGTACATTTATCAGGGAGCCAGGGGTAGATAAACTCCACCTCTGCATCAACTCCTAGCTTTGATTTGAACCGATGTGATTTAGGCAACTCCTTCGTCATATCAGCTTCCACAAACACTTTTGCTTCTTCAAAGCTTGTGCATAGTATAGTATCCGGGTGCAGTCTCTTCGGCTTGCCAACCGCACTAGCTATGAAGCCTAGTCCCTTCCATGAGAACATCCTGTGAGGAACATTTTTCATTGTAATCCACATTGGTATTACtttgatctcttcttcctcatctaCTTCTACTACCGGAGACCACTTTGATAAGACCATTGGGATGTTAGCAATGTTCCACATACCTCTGCGTAGAACTCTCTTCCTCGTAGCCAAATCTTTAATCCGGAACTTGACTGTAACTTCATTAACTGGAAACACATCGATCTTGATAGATTGATTTCCCAGTGGCCAAATCTTATTCACGATAACGTGAATCTTAGCAACGTGTGGGGCAGGAGCTAGGAACCGCCCTTCCAGTAGATCATCCCAGAGAGGGATCGTATCTTGTATTACTGCATCTGGGACTTTTACAACTTCCTTTCCCTCCACCATCTCCATGTCGAAAGCGTGCTCAGAGAGAGATGGACCATTTGTCACCGCTTTAACATAAGACGAATGTTTTCCCTGAACGTTGGACGGATCTAACACAGGCATAACCGACGATTCCGACTCCTCCGAAGCCATGACGGCCGTTTGTAACCCTGCGGCGCTGAAGACTCTCACCAAAACCGTAATCGCCAAGAGAATCGCCCTTTTGCTGACGTGGAATCGCACTCTCGGCCTCTATTAACGATCACTTTTTATTGGTTTGTCCTTTTTTCCTGGACATGTGTGAATGAAATGCTGGCCACATATTCAAGTGTGGTGGATAATATCACAGCATCTTGGCTTCGGTGCAGACAATGGCTCTGGTGCACGGGGCAGGGGTCATAGAGGTCGCCTGTAACTTGCTGAATCCAAGCCATGTCGGAGGAGATGATGTTCAAGGACTGATCGAGAGGCTTGGCAGAGAGGAAGGTCTGCTTGTGGGAAAAGGGTATTATACTGACTATACAGCCGACCAGATCACTCAACGATACAAGGACTTGCTCATCAAAAATTCATATCATACATAAGTTGTTTGTGTTCAAAATAAGAAGTTTTaaagttgtttttgtttttttgtgttaAAAGATTAATGTCACTGGGTTTCTAATACATGGCCTTTTTAAGTAGCTTGACAAACTTGACCATAAAGTCAAAAAACAATATGATGTTGTCATTCCCACGTCCATCATATAcgtatctctttttttttgtgcggTTAAGTGTGTTTTATGTATTGTTATTATCATGACTCTAAACTGAAATGAGCGGagattaaattaattgaaaggATAGAATATGAGATTAGTTCATATGGTAAGATgcaaaaatatcaataaatccCATCATTGGTGTTTTGTCTCAAAATGATGATTGTAAGAGGGATGCCCTGCCCTTTGCCTTATAGTTCTTAAAGCTGATCTCTTGCGATTTATACCTTTTGTGTGTTTCCACACTTGCTCAAGTGTATAGCAAATTGGCAATGCATgcaagtcatcgaacaactggGTTAATAGATATCTAAAGTTACATGTGGCCTTGGGACgatgtagtagtagtagtagttgaGATCTCTGTCATTCAAATCCGTACTATAAGTTGTGGTGtatatcatctttttttttgagcaaaccAAATGAGATTACTTAAACATAAAACGGTTCTACAAGGCTCCATCCGAGTCAATGGGAAAGAGGGCTGCTTTAGCAAGCAAGTCAGCCTCCACATTTTTTAAACGCGGGACAAATATAAATGAGATAGAGGAAAAAGAGCGAGCCAACACATTGATGTCATGGAGAACGCCTTTCAACACCACATCCTGTCCTTGATTCTTCAAGAGCGAAACGAGGTTTTTAGAGTCGGAGTAGACACGAATGCTACTGACATGTGAAGAGATTGCAGCGGTGATTGCCGCTTTGACCGCCAAAGCTTCGGCCACAAGAGCCGAAGGAACATAACGCCAGTACGAGGAGGATCTTTCTGTAACAGCATTGTCGGCATCACGAAGGAGCCAGCCAATCCCGCAGTTCCATGTCGATGGGTTCCAAGCTGCATCTGAATAAGATGACCAAGTGTAAGAGTTAGCAACTGGTAACTGAGAAAGATGGACCACACACTGTGGTATAGAAGGCATTTTATCACACGATTGAGCAGCCTTCCACGCTCGAGCATCTTGGAGGGCTTTAAGCACAGTGTCTTGTTCAGAAAAGACCCTATTTTCAAACATCAGCTTGTTCCTATTTGTCCAAAGAATCCAAAGAATCCATGGATATAGTGGGGTTGTTCCTAGACCCGATGGGGGGAGAGAGAGCATTCTCCTACATTGCTGCAAGAGAGAAGATATCGAGTTTGTATTATCCACTGACGGTTTGAACATACACGGGACTAGGTCCCAGACTTTAGCCGCAAACGGGCATTTTAGCAGGACGTGAAGCTCCGTCTCCACTGCTCCACATCTCTTGCAGGCGACCTCCGACGATAAACCTCGAGCTTGTAAAACAGAGCCAACAGGGAGTGCTCTGTTATTAGCCTTCCACatgaaatgtttgatttttgggGAAGTATCCACCTGCCAAATGCACTTCTTCCACTTGAAAGTCCTGTCTTCCTGTGTTCCGTTGCAGAGTTTAGCCACCGCATAACCTGATTTTGTAGTATATTCTCCCGACGCATTGGGGAGCCAAACCAATTCATCGGGCGCTTGCAGTGCACTTGGGATCAGTCTGCGGATGAAGTTCTCATAATGTGGTAAGGTTTCCCTGATAGCCTCAACGTCCCACTCGTTGGTTCCTGGTGTTATGAGACTACTGACGCACCAGGCTTGGTTGGTAACAGTAGGGGGGCCAACTGGAGCCATCGGTTCACTGGTAGATAACCAAGGTTCCGCCCATATGTTAACGTCCTTGCCTGATCCAATAGCCCATCCTATGCCTTTCCTCAGCAGGTCCCGCCCTACAAGAATCCCTCTCCAGCCATGGGAGGCGCTCGAGGGAACTTGGGCCTCAAGGAAAGACTCATGAACACAATACTTCCCTGTGAGAGTCTTTGCCAGTAGAGAGGTTGGGTTCTTCATGATCCTCCACGAGAGTTTTGCTAACATTGCATCATTGAATTGTTCGATCTCTCTAAACCCCAGTCCTCCTGCGCTTTTAGGTTTTGTGAGCTTTTGCCACGATACCCAACACATCTTCCTAACCTCCGGGGAGATATCCCACCAGAACCTCGTTAACACTGATTGGATCTGCTTGCACAGCGACAAAGGCAATTTGAAGCAAGACATGGAGTAAATGGGCATCGCTGCTAGCACAGATTTGAGAAGAATCAGTTTTCCAGCTCCCGTGAGAAACCTAGTTGTCCAGCTATGTGAGCGTTGGCGAATACGATCGACCAGTGACGCAAAGACGTCTCGTTTCTTCCGGCCGAAGTGTTCCGGTAAACCGAGATATTTTCCAAGTCCTCCTTCATTTAGGATCTGTAGCTGATCTCTGATCCTCCTCTTAGCTTCCCCTGGCGTCTTGGCTGAGAATGTTATTGCTGATTTCTCCAAATTAATGAACTGACCGGAGGCTTCTTCATACTTCTTTAAGATAGCGATTAAGGCAGCACAACTTCTGTGATCCGTCCTGGTGAAGAACATGGTATCGTCGGCGAAAAGTAGGTGGTTGATTGCTGGATTACTGCGCGCTACTTTCACCCCGACCACCTCCCCTTTCTGCTGCGCTTTCCTACACAGGCCCGAAAGCACTTCTGTGCACAGGATGAAAAGATATGGGGAGAGGGGGTCTCCTTGCCGGATTCCTCTAGTAGGCATCACTTTCCCTTGTGCAGCACCATTTACTAGATAAGAGTACGAGACGGAGGTGACGGACGTCATTATCCAGGATATCCATAGTTCATGAAAACCAAACCGAGACAAGACGTTACGTAAGAACCCCCATTCTATACGGTCATAAGCCTTGCTCATGTCGGTCTTTATAGCCATGCTGCATCGGACCTTAGCCTCAGAGTGTTGAAGGTAGTGCAAAATCTCATGCGTAATCAGAACATTATCTGAAATCGCTCGCCCTTTAACAAAGGCCGACTGGTGATCGGAGATAAGGGCTGGGAGGAACGGCTGCAGGCGCCGGGTAAGGAGCTTCGCTATAATCTTGTAATGTGTGTTACACAGAGCAATCGGGCGATAATCTGCTACCTTCCTTGGTCCTGTGACTTTCGGAATCAGACGTACATGTGTTTCGTTTTGTCTTGGATCCAAGGtgtttgagatgaagaaggcTTGGATATCCTTAGCTACATCCTCCCCTAGAATATCCCAAAAATTCTGATAGAAGCTAGCCGAGAAGCCATCGGGGCCCGGTGCTTTGTCCGGATTAATAGAGAAAAGTGCCTCCCTTATCTCGAAAGGGCTCAGGATAGCTATCAATGTCGTGTTCATCTCTGCAGTAACTAAGGGAGTGATCCCTTCATGAACCACCTGATATGAATCTGACATTTGAGCTGAGAATATCCGAGAGTAATAGTCTGTGATGCACTGCACAATCTCCTGCTCCTTGAACCTCGCTTTACCTTCAACATCCTCTAGGACCGAGAACCTATTGACAGCTCGTCTGCCATGAGTCGCCGCATGAAAGTAAGATGTGTTCCGGTCGCCGCATTGTAGCCAGAGAATCCTGCTCCTCTGTCTCCAAAAAAGCTCTTCCTCCTTGTATGCTGATTCGAGCGTTGTAGTGAGTTCTCCAATAAGCATGGCGTCCGGTACCGGGTTAGAGAGAGCTTCTTCCAGTCTTTGCTGAGCCGATTGTATCGCTCTGTTGCTGTTAAGGTTTTGCTCCCGCGTCCACTTAATGATGCTGTGTCTGATGTTTCCAATTCTCGTCAAGACAGAGTCAAGCGGTTCCTTCTTCCATTGGGCCTCCACCAGTTGTCTCACCTTTGGTTTGTCCTTCAGTCGTCGATCAAAGTGAAACAAGCCCTTCTTCCTTCGAGTCGAGACGTCGAAGTGGACTACTATTGGACGGTGGTCAGAGCCTTCAAAGCGTAAATACTCACAGCGACCTGCCGGGAACCGTTCAAACCAGGAGCAGTTTGCCATGGCCCGATCAAGTCGTGACTGAATGAAGTAATTGTATCTTGTACCCCGCCAAGATAAATGATTACCAGAATGTTGAAAATCCCTTAAACCCATTTGGGATACAAAGCTTCTAAAGGATAGGAAGGATCCTTCCCAACGGATTGGACCGCCCACCTTCTCCGAGTTATCGAGGAGATCATTAAAATCTCCGGTGAGGAGCCAAGCTTCTTCTCTCTCAGCTCCTAGCTCTGTCAACTTACTCCAGAAGGCAGGGCGGTCTGACGGGTTTGGAGCCCCATAAATGAAGGAAACGAAGCTAGAGGTTCTGTGTGCCTCAATCTTTGTATCAATAATATTTGGGGAGGAGAAGAAAATTTCAACCTGAAGATCATCTATCCAAGATAAGGATATGCCTCCCGCTAAGCCAACAGGGGGGACAGTAAAGTGGTTGGTAAGCGCTGAATTCTTGAAGTGCTTGAAGAGAGCCTCGTCTTGATTCTTAGTTTCCATAAGAAAAATGACTGCTGGGGAAATTTTCTTTCGAAATTCCCTTATTCGCTGGCCTGTCAAGGGGCTCCCGATGCCTTGACAGTTCCAGCTCACACACGCTAAGGAAGAGACCCCTGAGGAGGACAAAAATCCTTCTCCTTGCGTACTCGCGGTGGAATGATCGTCGTCATCGTCGCTGGTGTGgtcttttgcttcttctttgtttGAGTTCTTACTCCCGCCGTTATAGCATCCATCATCAGTTTCCTGCGGGGAGAGGGATGAGCCTTTGTAGTGCGTCTTCTTTTCACCGGAAAACCTTGTGGAGAGTTGCGTGCTGGCCTCTTCTTGTCTTTGGTTTGTGTAGCAACTTTCTTTCCTGCTGCCTTCGAAGACAAAGTCTGTTGGAGTTGTAAATCAAAAGTGTTATCCTCCTCATTCTCCTCATCCTCTCTAAGAGGACCTAGCCTTAAGGAGACATGAATGCGATCTTCACTTAGTGTTCTGATAGGGGATCGTTCACAAATGCCAAGCCTGCCTGTCTCAAAGATCGTTGAACTCGACGGGCGAGTAATGGCTGTAATGGTCCTTGTACTCGATGAGGGGCTTATAGGTAGTTTATTCTTATCCTGATGGGGGACAGCCTCCCCCTCTGTCCTCTCACTGCCACTTGTTCTTCGAGTGTTCACAGATAGTCTTTCCTTCGTAGAGATCCTCTCCTCAGTTGATAGGTTTCCTGATCGTGGGTCTGAGAGACGTGAATCTAGGTTCCTTCTCCTCTGTTCCAGAGTTGGGGCAGCCACTGGTGAGCGGTGTGATGAAGAGATGGCCTCTCTAGCAGGTGAGACCTGTGATTGTCGGGGTGGTGCAGGCCCTGTAGATTCCTTGACCTTGTAGTCTTGAGTCCTACGTGAAGTGGAGATTCGCTCATGTGAATCATGTTGCGACTGAGTCTCTCTAGAGGTAGAGTATCTGTATGCAAGATGACGATCATCATAACGTCTCCTGTTTTCCTCAAAGTTGAGGCTCTTCCCCATCTCACTACGAGGGGAATACTCCCTTGAGGAAATTTCGATTTCACGGTTTGCGTTCCTTGAGTTTGTCCATCGAGCTTCTTTTCGAGCGGGTAGGTTTGGGAAGCGCGAGTATCGCCTTTCTTCCTGACgccttcttccttcttcaaTTCTCTCTAGAGTATTCTGTTGCGTAATGCCCAAGGTTCTTTTGTCTTCTGTGTGTCCTCTAGAAAGGGGGCATCTGTGTTTCTCACTGTCTTCATCTGTTAAGGACTTACAGAAGAAACAGTGTTTTCCCAGCTTCTCATACTCCACTTCCACCTCAACAACTTCACGGGAAGGGAGCTGAAGGTCTAGCTTCATAATAAGTGGTTTCAGCGCATTGATCTGTACTTTGAACCGAGCTTTATCCACTTCTCGATCTTCAATGGGGCCAAGAATAGCTCCAATAGCTTCAATGGTTTCATCTTTCCAATAATGGAGAGGAATACCATGAACTCTGACCCAAAAGGAAATCAGAGCAGGGAAGGACTCAGATACAATCGGTTCCCATCTTCTCAGTATGAACATCCAGTTTTTGAAGTGAAATGGGGCTTTAGCGAGGATTTTCTGAAGGTCTTGCTCCGATTCAAAACAAAACTGGACCAGAGAAGGTCCCAAATCCCTCCTTGTTATTCTGCCCACCACATGCCACTGTTATAGGAAGAAATCTACCAGGGCTCTTGTCTTCTGGATAGAAGGATTAGTAACCCTACCAATAAGCGTGAGTTTGTTTCGCTCTATGAGATCTGAGACGTTGGTTTCCGGAATTCTAACTAGAGGTTTCCGAAGAGGAGGGCTTTcctctttcctttttcctttctcATCCCGTGAGTATCGACGAGACATTTTCCTCAACCTGAGTAGCAAACTAGCAAGTTCTTGGAGCAGAGACTACAACCAGTAGTAGAATGGGTGTGGAGGTGAACCAGCCGTTGAAAGGGACTACAATCTGTAGTAAGCTGAAGCAAGAACAAGGAGAGGGTTTTTAGAGCTCTCCTGTAACCCTCCAGTACAAGCTTCAGTGAGAAAGGTTTTGTAGCTTCGCAAAGGACTCCATTGAACTCAGCTTCACTAACCGCGGACTCCACCGGTAAGAATGGCCGGAGAAGGTGGTCCCTCCGACAAGGTCAGGGGAAGAACTCGGTGTGTAAAGACCAAGGGAGTTTATTAACCGTCAGATAATACCAGAAAAGGTAACCATTTTGAATCTTGCAGGACAAAAGTGGGTGGATCCAAGCCGAAAGGGAAGGTCAACTTCCGGGGTTAACTTTGTGCCCAGCGGTTAAACACAACTATTGGTAGTTGTGCCTgagagagttttttttgtttttttatgttaGGATATTCTTTGCGGTGTATATCatcattttatgatttttgataaggaaaatacatttttatataggGAAGTTTACTAAAGTGACACAAATTTATTGGGTTATTACTAGAATaactcatatttttaaaaaattattagaatatttttctgGTCGAAATTACCCTTCTCCATAGTTATATCAAAAAAACAGAATTACAAAAGTGCCATTAATAATTGATCGCTGGcagatttattttcaaaaaaataaatctgccGGATATTAAGTCTGCTAATTAAAtcagtttagaaaataaaatctgtCAAGAGAGTGATGTCAGATTTTCTTTAAAATGGCAGATTTGTTTATACGACAGAGTTGTTTGTTCGATTTAAGTTGAAAACAGATTTTTAAGGATAAGTCTACCAAACGAGGTAGcagattttttataaatgatagaTTCTTTTGTTAGACTTAATTTTTATGACAGATTTGCGTATCCGATTTAAATGGGATAAtagatttattataaattgtaGAGTTTTGTGTTAGACTTAAATTTCTATgtcagatttttttatttatgaatggGCAGATTTTTATAAGGAAATCCGGGTTTGAATAAACcaaacttaatttaattttgaattaaatttggttttctTTAGTGTCAAATCCGGTTTATTTCTAGTGTAACTAAAATCAgaattatgtttaaatttttgaaattgacGTTAACTTCTTACATGCACAAgtcaatagaaaaaaatattgcatGCACCATTTATATAAAATCATCTTGTTACGTTACACAGAGAATGATTTACATgtataacttttataaaaaaaatacatcttgTTACGAAGGAATGATTTTGCTTGTTGAGGTACGGAGGAAATGATTTGTTTGGGTCGGTCAAACAATACTAATGGTCAAAAGGCCAAACCGTGTTAACGTTGAAACCTAATTGTACCTATAACGTTTTGTTCTCATTCTTCAACTTGTTTACAGGTTAAAGCTGCAAATAATAGCATTGTTCATGAACAACTCAATCAAACGGTTGAGAAATTTGTTCTTTATCAATTTGTCTCATGTTTACAATTTGTCGAGAATTTAATAACCGACGAAGTATTTAATAACCGACGAAGTATTTAATAACCGACTTCCACTTTCCACCCAATACCTTAACGGTATTTCCACTTCTAAATAAACACTATACAGACACTAAAGAGTACAAACATGTAGATGTCTATTTACAGAGAACAAGAAGCAAAGTTAAAGAGTATTGGGTTGAACTCAGAGAGGCCTAAGATTGTTCTTAGGAGAACTTATCCCTGGAGTGTCTGCAATGGAAAATCTCCATAAGGCATTGACATGTTGAGGT includes:
- the LOC106354899 gene encoding uncharacterized protein LOC106354899, with the protein product MASEESESSVMPVLDPSNVQGKHSSYVKAVTNGPSLSEHAFDMEMVEGKEVVKVPDAVIQDTIPLWDDLLEGRFLAPAPHVAKIHVIVNKIWPLGNQSIKIDVFPVNEVTVKFRIKDLATRKRVLRRGMWNIANIPMVLSKWSPVVEVDEEEEIKVIPMWITMKNVPHRMFSWKGLGFIASAVGKPKRLHPDTILCTSFEEAKVFVEADMTKELPKSHRFKSKLGVDAEVEFIYPWLPDKCTICSKWGHTHRACKSKVKILTRQNTSAKESVVPVQSANMENSQASTKENTEKEETEEFTTRNVTKGKTDRDMEAEVISESPAAETSAPVQTRVVEENTEGVWKDVSPSKHGRLGVKLGVQHTNVISPSRFAVLQEEGKNDVREGQDETGEKKEKEENEKEEGEITEEKKDKEGNEKDDGEMLEALTNTLEEVSEEISGEVSGDETGTDELLNQNIGKAGKSERVECPLRPSVPRLSKTQIRSSKKMAALSTKEGLPSAVGKKRSQKKK